The window AGGCACCAAACTAGAATCATTCCCTAAAGGAGCATGAATGacagtgtttaaataaaatgtcccCTCTGTCTTCCTCAGTGTTTCAGGTGACAGTACATAttctctctggtgtttgtgttgCCCTGCTGCTGGTCCTGCTGTGGACTGTGTGTTCAAGCATCAGAAGGTGTCAGAACAGAGGTGTGCAGCGAGCATGTGATCAACAAGTTGACAGTGAAGAATCTCAATAAATGTCTTCAACTTCTCCAATGTGCGTTTGATTTTTGAGAAAAGgagtggactgaaaatcagcggGGACAGATTTTTCTGgagtgatgagtccaaatttgatatttttggttCAGATTGTTGGTAtgcacagaggaggtcaggagagaggtacaacagtgagtgtctacacccatctgtttataaaaaaaaaaaaaaaaatggatgcatggatggatccAAATCTGATAGCACTTTTcgatcataataataataataataataaacccaaacacactgccgATCAAAGCAaatttaataactcaaaataagTCAGAATAGTAGTTTATTAACACAGATTACTCAGGTTTATGATGCAATTGATATACACAAAAGCAGTGACATTAGCACAGAAAAATGGGCCGACTCAGTAAGGTCTGAACTTCCTCTGCGCCCTCAGCAGAGCTATCCTCTGTTTATCCTCCTCAAACTTTTTCCTTAGTTCAGCaatatctggaaaaaaaaagaggataaaGTGTATTTAAATTATGTCACAAGCTCACATATAAGTAATGACAACTAAATCAGTGACTTAcgttctttctgtgtgtttctgtgctgccaGGTGTAGAAGTTCATGagctccttcctcttcttctttctcatcTCCTTCTGTAGggtcctctgattggctgcttcaCTGTGAGGACGGGCCTTGGCGCCCTTGTGCCCTCTTGTGACTTTCACCCAGCCGTCTTCATCTTCTTGCTGCTGTTCAGCCTCCTTCCTCTGTCGCTCCACTTCCTGCGCACAAGAGATCAAACCCGAGTTGAAGTCACGTGGACCGGCTGCGTCAGCAAAGCTGAAGGAACAGTGGCAGAACTCTCACCTCTTCTTTACACTCGTCGTAGTCTTTCATAAAAGAGTCGACTACTTCTTGCAGTTTGTCCGGTTGAATAAACGTGTCTGTGTACTGCTGAATCCACTCTGCCATAAGAAAATATTACTGTCATGGAGCTTGTTTGTTACAGATGAGTAAcatctttgttttgtgtgtgtgcattttccaGATGTTTTGCATAATTTCTCATAATTTGATCAGTTTATGTCTCATTTTACATCCATTCATAGTCACTCAGTGTTTCCTTTGGGGTTGTTTTTGGTGCctttactgctgtttttttcaacCCTGATgtcattcacatttaattttGGTCATTTGTGTCACATTCTGCTATTGCCGACTCTCTTTGCAGCTATTCTGTGTCTCTTTCAGGCAATTTCATTATATTTAGTATCTTACTATAATTCATTTGCAACTATTTGTAGCCCTCCTGTATCTGAGTAGTTGTTTTGAATCTATGTCTACTCATTTTCTCTCACGCTGATTCTTTTGTCGCATTAATGCATCTCTGTGTCTCTTTTGCAGACAATTTTGcttattttgtcatattttacatttctttgtCTGCATTAATGTGTTTGAGGCAGCTTTATGTctgatttggttttatttagGCCTTATACAACATAAAAATTAAtctttatataaatattaataatgctataatgtgtcatttttagCAACAGCCTACTTACTCTGGATTCCTGTTTTGACTGGACGCTGCTCTGTGCAGACCACCAAAGGCACATCATGTGGGTGTGATTTAACAACCGGTATACTGGAGGAGTTTTGAAATACAACATAGCCAACTTTGAAACCCTGGAACAGACAGAGACACATAATGTGAAACATGTCCCAAAATATGctataaaaaaaggaaataactgCACAGCAACATAGATCAACCTGTTTTTCAGCTGGTTTGAAGAACCTGGACAGTTTGGGTCCAGACTCCTGAAAGGAGCCCGGGTGGTCTCTCAGCTCCACTGACTCAACGCTGCCAAACTGCGAGAATAAATCTTTGACAACaccctgtaacacacacacacacacacacacacacacacacacacacatacacacagaagaACAGTTACGGTTTACCTGACAAACAAATCCCACACCTAAAATGGCCTAAAATCTATGGgacatatgtcaaacatatctctcatgaattaTATCAAGTAATTTTGAGGGAGAAACACCACTCccgtcacaaggtagaagctgcaatcacttctttgcaataacatcacagctctataaagatattttaagtggccacaAAGAACTGTATTgtaatgtagatacaataacgCAGaatcataaagatacttgcaaaacagggtttttttggtttgtttgttttgtttatatatatataagtccttcataaatcctgtaaCCACAGTCTACCAGTGTAAGCAAATATATTAtccataaaaaaacacaaacatcgcAAAtcctttttggcacaacaccgatCAGGCACACACCCAGCGAACCAACGCTACCTCTGTGCAGTATGGAGGGACGCTGAGCACGAACAAAGTCCGGTCCAGCGGCCTGCGTGAGCTCCGCTCCGCTCGcaccctgtgctccttcacatACAGCGAGTGCCGGGCGACACTGCCCGAGCTGAACTGTAAAGACAACACTGCGAGAAGAGACGGTGAAACACAACAATACATCAGCACCTGATGTCACCCTGCTCTGTACGTACAACAGACTACACACAGCAGCCGCGTCACATAACGAAAAGACTTGTGTACGAAGACAAAACGGtacagaaaagcagaaaaataaccAGCGATACCCGTAAATCCTCCAGGAATAACACGAGCCTGGCTCTTGGCGTGTTTCTTCTTGGACGGCGCCATTTTGGTCTGACCTTTCAAACCGGAAGTACAACTGAATTTCCGTACAGTGTGGTACACCCCTCCCCAAAATCTGCCAGCATGACTGACTGGGCTTAAATtgagagaaataaatgtgtaaaattacagaaaaccCTTCTGGTAGCTCATTGCCCATACTGTCCTAttagaaaatataaaacagacAGGTTTCATTAATTCACAGAACATAACTGTGGgcccactgtttaaaaaaacaaatttctatTGTAGGTACAGTTGTGAAAAACAAggatttttctgtcatttaattgtttatctaTTACTTATTTACTGTGGTGTAGTAGGAGTGGCCATGGGGAAATTGTATCTAtaggaaaaactgtaaaaatttatttaaaaatctatGCCCTCTTTAAAATGTTCCATAGCTATTCAGTGGACTGGATTGGAATCTTTGTCAGGCCAGGCTTTATTTTTGACACCCCTGTTCTAAacctaaacatttatttttcagtttttataaaagtcattattaaaaataatgtggAACACAACCCATATTAAAGAGCATGtgtgtatacatttatataaatcagCAAGATCCCACTatgaagagcaaaaaaaaaaaaaaaaaaaaaaagagtctcaGACAACATCTACAAAGCTAAATATTTAATGATGACATTTCAGACAGATCCTACCACTTTTGTCTCCTCGTGCACGACATACCAAGAAAGCAACAGAAAGTAAATTACAGTCCTTCAACACAAATCGAGCGTAATGATAGAAAGAATTAAAGATGTTTCGCTCCAAATCTAGACCACTGAGCAAAAACCAGAGAACATGAGTCtgaatgttaaaaacaaataaatcaacatGTCTGTTTGAGAGCTTAATGAAGTTATTATATAGTTTCTGCCGGACCCCAATTTGCAggtattttcagttattttggcTGGCAGGACATCTCTTTGGGCTCAACTTAGGTTAAGATGTGGGAAGACAACCTAATGGTCCTTCCTAAAAAGACGGACGtggcatgtttttctttgtgttgtttggtCTGTATATTGTTTTTTCCTATGCTTTGTACACACCCAGGTAACCCAAAGAGAAGTACTGACAATATAAAGACACCTGCATGAATATTCAACCTTAAATATTACATAACTCTCAGTAATGATAAAGAAACTCAATTGCCAATAAGCCAAAGTTTTTTGGCTGTTTTGTTTAACTCCTTTTTTGGATTTTGGAGGCAAGTGAtgggaatattaaaaaaattcaaactgtgattcaatttctaaaataaaataaaataaaaaaaaaaaacctcatccAACTTCATTTGGTACATCCTCCCTCCACCAGGAAACCAGATTAAACATCATGACACTTCTTTCCACAGTTGtttcccaaaaaacaaaacaaaacaaaaaaaaaaaaaaaacaggtgactTTTTATACCATATAACTCAAACAAGGATGCATTATGAATTTCACGTTTACAGGAGTTATGTAtatcaaatatgtaaaaatcagTTTCATGAGAATGTGTGCTGCCTGCTGTCAATGTGAAAACCACAGTTTGAAAATGGGAACACTGAGAATGCAGTAACATGAACAGACAGCATTTTCACATTAGACACGGGCTAAATCTTGATGCGAAAGGCAGTGGCCTGTGAGCTGGGAggctcagtggtggagggtGACTGTGTAGTGGACTTGAAGAGAGCTTTGAGGATGGTCTGAGGGTCCACCTCTGGGGTGGGCTGAGAGGAGGAGCGCTGACCCGTGGGCCGAGATAAAGAGGGGGGCAGACCTTCTTTCTTTGTGCTGCTGCCTGTACCGGGAGTATCGCTGAGTCTCCTGTGGAAGGCGATGAGTTAAAGAGTTATTATTCatcaaaccctttttttttttaattttcagccacagcggcttttgttcACAGtgtagagacaggaaatggggtaaCAACATGGGGGGAAGAAATGCAGGCAAAtcggcgacaggccgggactcaaacccgcgCCACCCGCACTGCAgagcggcatatgtatgtggacgcctgctccaccactgagccacccaggcaccccttCATCAAGCCCTTTAACAATTAAAACAAGACACAGGGTCCCACTGCTGCATTCACTTAACTTAAAAGACATTGGCTGTCATGCCAAAAGGGTTACATGTCTGACCTCTAGTGGATAACGCAGCTACAGCCACTGGCAGTGTGAAGCTAAACTTGATTAAATCAATTTTTTCAAAGGCAATGTAATAATGCACCACTAAACTGCTTAGAGTAGGCTTGTGGTGCTTTCCCTTATTTTCAGTTTGCTCCAATTCATAATAAATATGGCCAAAACTTGACTTAATGAGGTCACCGAAGCTAAAAAGCCAGGCTTCAGACTGTtctaaatgtttgttttcagacTACTTTTTCTATTCTTGAATCTGTGTAACGtcaaagaaagaggacaggagggCAAAACAGTCATCTAAGTCttacagctctggctgtgagcacagaagctccattttaaacactgattttagacagtggatgaactgagaggctgcacAGAGGACCACAATAATATCCATAAAGATTGTTTTGAACTGTTAATCATGCAGAGCCACACCtacacagttcaaaaataaaaaacatgaagCTGGAAATCTACACAACTGCTCCACTTTTAACAAACACATACAGCCTTGATTATGCTTTTTATACTTTAGGAATACAGTGAATATAGGCTTTAGTGCCTAGGTTAAAGCTAGATTGACATAAGTGAAAATATCCAAAATAAGGATTTCCTGCATTAGGATTTTCCCTACACAGAAGAATTCCTGATGTGCATAAAGAGATTTAACCAGTTTTGTTATGTGGAATTTGATTTACCCAACATACTGCACATTTTTGTTTAATCAAAGGTCAGAAATAACAAGGAGATGCACAGATTACAGGCAAATAAGgacacactgactcactgccTTTACATGGACCCATCATACATACTGTCCCCAAGTTCTCTTTCTGAGTCATGATGAACCCTGGCTCATGCAGTATGAAAACACAATTGAGTAGACATTCATTTGAAATTAAGTAAAGAAGCCTTGAGGGCTCACTTACAATAGAATGGGCTGATCAGAAGTGATGACATTTCCCTGAATATGAAGGTTACACTTCATGGGTTGGCCTGGGGGTGgacaacaaaaggaaaaagaacatATGACGCATGGAAACAACCACCTATCAATCAGTTCTATGAAAATCACAGTGATCCTGACTCCATATGTTCTGTCTAACATGTCCCAAACCCCAAAACATCTCATTGCTGCAGCAGTCATTGAACTGCATGTTAAACAGAAGAGCGTGCCCAAAACCCAGAGAGCAATTTCACGTGTGCGCCCTTGCTCCTGGGCACTCACCGTCCAAGCAGCGATTGTTGTACTTCCTGTACGCGCTCACGGCGTCCTCTTTACGGACAAACACCACTTCAGCGACGCCTACCTTCACCAGCCGTGCTCGCTTCAAGGCAccgcacacacagaacagctcctGCGGACAAAAATTGACAAACTGAATGAGTCACCACAGCACTCAGCACATCATTTTAATATCCAACAAGAAAAGGTTACA is drawn from Archocentrus centrarchus isolate MPI-CPG fArcCen1 chromosome 8, fArcCen1, whole genome shotgun sequence and contains these coding sequences:
- the rrp7a gene encoding ribosomal RNA-processing protein 7 homolog A, with product MAPSKKKHAKSQARVIPGGFTVLSLQFSSGSVARHSLYVKEHRVRAERSSRRPLDRTLFVLSVPPYCTEGVVKDLFSQFGSVESVELRDHPGSFQESGPKLSRFFKPAEKQGFKVGYVVFQNSSSIPVVKSHPHDVPLVVCTEQRPVKTGIQKWIQQYTDTFIQPDKLQEVVDSFMKDYDECKEEEVERQRKEAEQQQEDEDGWVKVTRGHKGAKARPHSEAANQRTLQKEMRKKKRKELMNFYTWQHRNTQKEHIAELRKKFEEDKQRIALLRAQRKFRPY